In one Mus caroli chromosome 14, CAROLI_EIJ_v1.1, whole genome shotgun sequence genomic region, the following are encoded:
- the Tinf2 gene encoding TERF1-interacting nuclear factor 2 isoform X4, translating to MAPPPGVVVELILQARPWDQVLNALKHHFPESRTTKEDRKLLEAQENFCLLVKHLSEDPPSSLQELEQDYGESFLVAMEKLLFEYLCQLEKALPPVRAPELQDALSWIQPGSFITSSVALRQYGMDMGWPFPESSTSGSGNLIEPMEESPHQQTRPAFHSPLPKAKLGPHQPASLEHPEHLAGNRFNLAPLGKRKFRSHWTSAKACHKERPTVMLLPFRNMGLPAQDVSNPKSGEEHGVGSAASVGTEPVCTEKSKTPSRTLGKRALEETPPDSPAAEQGNSVNCVDPLRHSSPPLTVKKPVLSPTPCSSVITIGDLVLDSDEEENQKEGKDLSAVPSHSPYQKPLPHPQDSCSLHPTK from the exons ATGGCCCCACCTCCAGGG GTGGTGGTGGAGCTGATCCTGCAGGCGCGACCCTGGGACCAAGTCCTGAATGCCCTGAAGCATCACTTCCCAGAGTCCAGAACA ACAAAAGAAGATAGGAAGCTTTTGGAGGCACAGGAAAATTTTTGCTTGCTTGTGAAGCACCTGTCAGAGGACCCACCTTCGAGCCTGCAG GAACTAGAGCAAGACTATGGGGAATCTTTTCTAGTTGCCATGGAAAAGCTGTTGTTTGAATACTTGTGTCAGCTAGAGAAAGCACTGCCTCCAGTCAGAGCACCAGAG CTTCAGGATGCTCTAAGTTGGATTCAGCCTGGCTCGTTCATCACCTCTTCTGTTGCTTTGCGCCAGTATGGTATGGACATGGGGTGGCCATTTCCAG AGAGCTCTACTTCTGGCTCAGGGAATCTGATAGAGCCCATGGAAGAGAGTCCTCATCAGCAAACAAGACCAGCATTCCACAGCCCTCTGCCTAAAGCTAAGCTTGGCCCTCACCAGCCAGCTTCACTGGAGCACCCAGAACACTTAGCTGGCAACCGCTTTAATCTGGCCCCTTTGGGAAAGCGAAAATTCCGATCACATTGGACATCCGCAAAGGCATGCCATAAAGAGCGGCCCACAGTCATGCTACTCCCATTTAGGAACATGGGCTTACCAGCTCAAGACGTATCTAACCCTAAAAGCGGGGAAGAACATGGTGTGGGCTCAGCAGCTTCTGTGGGAACAGAGCCAGTCTGCACGGAGAAGTCTAAGACTCCATCTCGGACTTTGGGGAAAAGGGCGTTAGAGGAGACCCCACCTGACTCACCGGCTGCAGAGCAGGG GAACAGTGTGAATTGCGTGGATCCTCTAAGACACTCATCACCGCCTCTTACAGTCAAGAAACCAG TGCTGTCCCCAACCCCGTGTAGCTCTGTTATTACCATAGGGGACTTGGTTTTGGACTCTGATGAGGAAGAAAaccagaaggaagggaag GATCTTTCTGCCGTGCCCTCCCATTCTCCTTACCAAAAGCCTTTGCCACATCCCCAGGACAGCTGCAGCCTCCATCCTACAAAGTAA
- the Tinf2 gene encoding TERF1-interacting nuclear factor 2 isoform X1: MAPPPGVGPASLRFAAAASWLVVRRRRVEHFPKVVEFLQSLRAAAPSLVCYRHHERLCMSLKAKVVVELILQARPWDQVLNALKHHFPESRTTKEDRKLLEAQENFCLLVKHLSEDPPSSLQELEQDYGESFLVAMEKLLFEYLCQLEKALPPVRAPELQDALSWIQPGSFITSSVALRQYGMDMGWPFPESSTSGSGNLIEPMEESPHQQTRPAFHSPLPKAKLGPHQPASLEHPEHLAGNRFNLAPLGKRKFRSHWTSAKACHKERPTVMLLPFRNMGLPAQDVSNPKSGEEHGVGSAASVGTEPVCTEKSKTPSRTLGKRALEETPPDSPAAEQGNSVNCVDPLRHSSPPLTVKKPVLSPTPCSSVITIGDLVLDSDEEENQKEGKDLSAVPSHSPYQKPLPHPQDSCSLHPTK; the protein is encoded by the exons ATGGCCCCACCTCCAGGGGTAGGTCCCGCGTCTCTGCGGTTTGCTGCCGCCGCCAGCTGGCTGGTTGTCCGCCGTCGCCGCGTAGAGCACTTCCCGAAAGTGGTGGAGTTTCTGCAGTCCTTGCGCGCTGCTGCCCCCAGCTTGGTTTGCTACCGGCACCATGAACGCCTGTGTATGAGCCTAAAGGCCAAG GTGGTGGTGGAGCTGATCCTGCAGGCGCGACCCTGGGACCAAGTCCTGAATGCCCTGAAGCATCACTTCCCAGAGTCCAGAACA ACAAAAGAAGATAGGAAGCTTTTGGAGGCACAGGAAAATTTTTGCTTGCTTGTGAAGCACCTGTCAGAGGACCCACCTTCGAGCCTGCAG GAACTAGAGCAAGACTATGGGGAATCTTTTCTAGTTGCCATGGAAAAGCTGTTGTTTGAATACTTGTGTCAGCTAGAGAAAGCACTGCCTCCAGTCAGAGCACCAGAG CTTCAGGATGCTCTAAGTTGGATTCAGCCTGGCTCGTTCATCACCTCTTCTGTTGCTTTGCGCCAGTATGGTATGGACATGGGGTGGCCATTTCCAG AGAGCTCTACTTCTGGCTCAGGGAATCTGATAGAGCCCATGGAAGAGAGTCCTCATCAGCAAACAAGACCAGCATTCCACAGCCCTCTGCCTAAAGCTAAGCTTGGCCCTCACCAGCCAGCTTCACTGGAGCACCCAGAACACTTAGCTGGCAACCGCTTTAATCTGGCCCCTTTGGGAAAGCGAAAATTCCGATCACATTGGACATCCGCAAAGGCATGCCATAAAGAGCGGCCCACAGTCATGCTACTCCCATTTAGGAACATGGGCTTACCAGCTCAAGACGTATCTAACCCTAAAAGCGGGGAAGAACATGGTGTGGGCTCAGCAGCTTCTGTGGGAACAGAGCCAGTCTGCACGGAGAAGTCTAAGACTCCATCTCGGACTTTGGGGAAAAGGGCGTTAGAGGAGACCCCACCTGACTCACCGGCTGCAGAGCAGGG GAACAGTGTGAATTGCGTGGATCCTCTAAGACACTCATCACCGCCTCTTACAGTCAAGAAACCAG TGCTGTCCCCAACCCCGTGTAGCTCTGTTATTACCATAGGGGACTTGGTTTTGGACTCTGATGAGGAAGAAAaccagaaggaagggaag GATCTTTCTGCCGTGCCCTCCCATTCTCCTTACCAAAAGCCTTTGCCACATCCCCAGGACAGCTGCAGCCTCCATCCTACAAAGTAA
- the Tinf2 gene encoding TERF1-interacting nuclear factor 2 isoform X3 produces MAPPPGVGPASLRFAAAASWLVVRRRRVEHFPKVVEFLQSLRAAAPSLVCYRHHERLCMSLKAKVVVELILQARPWDQVLNALKHHFPESRTTKEDRKLLEAQENFCLLVKHLSEDPPSSLQLQDALSWIQPGSFITSSVALRQYGMDMGWPFPESSTSGSGNLIEPMEESPHQQTRPAFHSPLPKAKLGPHQPASLEHPEHLAGNRFNLAPLGKRKFRSHWTSAKACHKERPTVMLLPFRNMGLPAQDVSNPKSGEEHGVGSAASVGTEPVCTEKSKTPSRTLGKRALEETPPDSPAAEQGNSVNCVDPLRHSSPPLTVKKPVLSPTPCSSVITIGDLVLDSDEEENQKEGKDLSAVPSHSPYQKPLPHPQDSCSLHPTK; encoded by the exons ATGGCCCCACCTCCAGGGGTAGGTCCCGCGTCTCTGCGGTTTGCTGCCGCCGCCAGCTGGCTGGTTGTCCGCCGTCGCCGCGTAGAGCACTTCCCGAAAGTGGTGGAGTTTCTGCAGTCCTTGCGCGCTGCTGCCCCCAGCTTGGTTTGCTACCGGCACCATGAACGCCTGTGTATGAGCCTAAAGGCCAAG GTGGTGGTGGAGCTGATCCTGCAGGCGCGACCCTGGGACCAAGTCCTGAATGCCCTGAAGCATCACTTCCCAGAGTCCAGAACA ACAAAAGAAGATAGGAAGCTTTTGGAGGCACAGGAAAATTTTTGCTTGCTTGTGAAGCACCTGTCAGAGGACCCACCTTCGAGCCTGCAG CTTCAGGATGCTCTAAGTTGGATTCAGCCTGGCTCGTTCATCACCTCTTCTGTTGCTTTGCGCCAGTATGGTATGGACATGGGGTGGCCATTTCCAG AGAGCTCTACTTCTGGCTCAGGGAATCTGATAGAGCCCATGGAAGAGAGTCCTCATCAGCAAACAAGACCAGCATTCCACAGCCCTCTGCCTAAAGCTAAGCTTGGCCCTCACCAGCCAGCTTCACTGGAGCACCCAGAACACTTAGCTGGCAACCGCTTTAATCTGGCCCCTTTGGGAAAGCGAAAATTCCGATCACATTGGACATCCGCAAAGGCATGCCATAAAGAGCGGCCCACAGTCATGCTACTCCCATTTAGGAACATGGGCTTACCAGCTCAAGACGTATCTAACCCTAAAAGCGGGGAAGAACATGGTGTGGGCTCAGCAGCTTCTGTGGGAACAGAGCCAGTCTGCACGGAGAAGTCTAAGACTCCATCTCGGACTTTGGGGAAAAGGGCGTTAGAGGAGACCCCACCTGACTCACCGGCTGCAGAGCAGGG GAACAGTGTGAATTGCGTGGATCCTCTAAGACACTCATCACCGCCTCTTACAGTCAAGAAACCAG TGCTGTCCCCAACCCCGTGTAGCTCTGTTATTACCATAGGGGACTTGGTTTTGGACTCTGATGAGGAAGAAAaccagaaggaagggaag GATCTTTCTGCCGTGCCCTCCCATTCTCCTTACCAAAAGCCTTTGCCACATCCCCAGGACAGCTGCAGCCTCCATCCTACAAAGTAA
- the Tinf2 gene encoding TERF1-interacting nuclear factor 2 isoform X2 produces MAPPPGVGPASLRFAAAASWLVVRRRRVEHFPKVVEFLQSLRAAAPSLVCYRHHERLCMSLKAKVVVELILQARPWDQVLNALKHHFPESRTTKEDRKLLEAQENFCLLVKHLSEDPPSSLQELEQDYGESFLVAMEKLLFEYLCQLEKALPPVRAPELQDALSWIQPGSFITSSVALRQYGMDMGWPFPESSTSGSGNLIEPMEESPHQQTRPAFHSPLPKAKLGPHQPASLEHPEHLAGNRFNLAPLGKRKFRSHWTSAKACHKERPTVMLLPFRNMGLPAQDVSNPKSGEEHGVGSAASVGTEPVCTEKSKTPSRTLGKRALEETPPDSPAAEQGNSVNCVDPLRHSSPPLTVKKPVLSPTPCSSVITIGDLVLDSDEEENQKEGKEFLKNYQKTKFDTYIPMFCDYIP; encoded by the exons ATGGCCCCACCTCCAGGGGTAGGTCCCGCGTCTCTGCGGTTTGCTGCCGCCGCCAGCTGGCTGGTTGTCCGCCGTCGCCGCGTAGAGCACTTCCCGAAAGTGGTGGAGTTTCTGCAGTCCTTGCGCGCTGCTGCCCCCAGCTTGGTTTGCTACCGGCACCATGAACGCCTGTGTATGAGCCTAAAGGCCAAG GTGGTGGTGGAGCTGATCCTGCAGGCGCGACCCTGGGACCAAGTCCTGAATGCCCTGAAGCATCACTTCCCAGAGTCCAGAACA ACAAAAGAAGATAGGAAGCTTTTGGAGGCACAGGAAAATTTTTGCTTGCTTGTGAAGCACCTGTCAGAGGACCCACCTTCGAGCCTGCAG GAACTAGAGCAAGACTATGGGGAATCTTTTCTAGTTGCCATGGAAAAGCTGTTGTTTGAATACTTGTGTCAGCTAGAGAAAGCACTGCCTCCAGTCAGAGCACCAGAG CTTCAGGATGCTCTAAGTTGGATTCAGCCTGGCTCGTTCATCACCTCTTCTGTTGCTTTGCGCCAGTATGGTATGGACATGGGGTGGCCATTTCCAG AGAGCTCTACTTCTGGCTCAGGGAATCTGATAGAGCCCATGGAAGAGAGTCCTCATCAGCAAACAAGACCAGCATTCCACAGCCCTCTGCCTAAAGCTAAGCTTGGCCCTCACCAGCCAGCTTCACTGGAGCACCCAGAACACTTAGCTGGCAACCGCTTTAATCTGGCCCCTTTGGGAAAGCGAAAATTCCGATCACATTGGACATCCGCAAAGGCATGCCATAAAGAGCGGCCCACAGTCATGCTACTCCCATTTAGGAACATGGGCTTACCAGCTCAAGACGTATCTAACCCTAAAAGCGGGGAAGAACATGGTGTGGGCTCAGCAGCTTCTGTGGGAACAGAGCCAGTCTGCACGGAGAAGTCTAAGACTCCATCTCGGACTTTGGGGAAAAGGGCGTTAGAGGAGACCCCACCTGACTCACCGGCTGCAGAGCAGGG GAACAGTGTGAATTGCGTGGATCCTCTAAGACACTCATCACCGCCTCTTACAGTCAAGAAACCAG TGCTGTCCCCAACCCCGTGTAGCTCTGTTATTACCATAGGGGACTTGGTTTTGGACTCTGATGAGGAAGAAAaccagaaggaagggaag GAGTTTTTGAAAAACTATCAGAAGACGAAGTTTGACACCTATATCCCCATGTTTTGTGACTACATCCCATAG